In Serinicoccus marinus DSM 15273, the genomic stretch TACCTCGTGCTCTCCCGGCACGAGGGGCGCGCCCTGGCCGGCGGCTTCTTCATCGCGCTCGGCGACACCACCTGCTACCTCTACGGCGGTTCGGTGCGCGACGACCGGCCCCCGCTGGAGGGCGAGAAGCGCAAGGACGCCAAGGCGCCCGACGCCTTCTACTGGGCCTCGATCAAGGACGCGCACGAGCACGGCTACGCCACCCTCGACCTGTGGGGCATCCCCCGGCTGCTGGACGAGAGCAAGCACTCCTTCGGCGTCTACAAGATGAAGCTCAAGTTCGGCGCGGACCGCTACTGGTTCCCCGCCTACGACCTGCCGCTCAGCCCGCTCAGCCCCGCGCTGCGGCGCGCGCTGCGGTTGCGTCGCTCCTACCTCAACTACCGCAGCTTCGGCACCACCGACGACGTGCTCTGAGCCCGTCGCCGGTCGGCCGCGTGCGATGCTGGGCCGATGCACGAGCAGACGCGGGCGCAGCTGGAGGCCAAGGAGGCCGAGCTGGTCGCCCAGATGGACCAGCTGGCCGCCCCGGTGCAGGACCAGGGCAGCATCTCCTTCGGCAAGCGGGTCGGGGACGGCACGGCGATGGCTGTCGACCGGCTCACCGCGGTCACCGCGCACGACAACCTGCAGGCGCTGCTGACCCAGATCCGCGCCGCGCTCGCGGCGCTCGACGACGGCAGCTACGGCCGGTGCAGCGTCTGCGGCGAGCCCATCCCGGAGGGCCGGCTGGAGGCCCGCCCCTGGGCGACCACCTGCGTCCGGCACGGCTGAGCGCGGCGCCTCACCTCCGCATCGACCGCCCGCTGCCGGGCGAGCGAGGCCTCGCTCCTGCCCACCCGGGTCCTCGTCGTCAGTCCCACGGTCCTGGTCGGCGACCCCACACCGAGCACGATAGCCGTTCATCCACCACCTTTAGGGGAGAGTAGCCTTGTCTATTGACATGTCTTCTACTCCCCTCCACCAGCTCGAGCGGGTCGTCATCCGCTTCGCCGGGGACTCCGGCGACGGGATGCAGCTCACCGGCGACCGCTTCACCTCCGACACCGCGGCCCTGGGCAACGACCTGTCGACGCTGCCGAACTTCCCCGCGGAGATCCGCGCGCCCCAGGGCACGCTGCCGGGGGTCAGCTCCTTCCAGGTGCACTTCGCCGACCACGAGATCGCCACGCCGGGCGACGCCCCGGACGTGCTGGTCGCGATGAACCCGGCCGCGCTGAAGGCCAACCTCCCGGACCTGCCGCGCGGGGCCACGGTCATCGCCAACTCCGACGAGTTCAGCAGGCGCAACCTCGCCAAGGTGGGGTATGCCGCGAGCCCCCTGGACGACGACTCCCTCACCGACGCCGGCTATCACGTGCACGCGCTGCCGCTCACCTCGATGACGGTCGAGGCGCTCGCCGACGTCGAGGGTCTCACCCGCAAGGAGAAGGAGCGGGCCAAGAACATGCTGGCCCTGGGCCTGCTCTCCTGGCTCTACTCCCGCGACACCGAGTCCACCGAGGCCTTCCTGCGCGCGAAGTTCTCCGGCGCCCCGGAGATCCTCGACGCCAACCTCACGGCGCTGCGGACCGGGCACGCCTACGGCGAGACGACGGAGGACTTCGCGGTCCGCTACCAGGTGGCGCCCGCCCCCATGACGCCCGGCACCTACCGGACCATTACCGGCAACCAGGCGCTGGCGCTCGGGCTCGTGTCGTCGGCATACCGGACCGGGCTCCCGCTGGTCCTGGGGTCCTACCCCATCACCCCGGCCTCCGACGTCCTGCACCAGCTGTCCGCGCTCAAGGCTCACGGCGTCACCACGCTGCAGGCCGAGGACGAGATCGCGGCCGTCGGCATGGCGCTCGGGGCCAGCTTCGGCGGCTCGCTGGGGGTCACGACCACCTCCGGCCCGGGCCTGGCCCTCAAGAGCGAGACGATCGGGCTCGCGGTGGCGACCGAGCTGCCGCTGCTCGTCATCGACATCCAGCGCGGCGGCCCCTCGACCGGGCTGCCGACCAAGACCGAGCAGGCCGACCTGCTCCAGGCCCTGCACGGGCGCAACGGCGAGTCGCCCGTCGCGGTCGTCGCGGCGCAGTCGCCGACCGACTGCTTCGACGCCGCGCTTGAGGCGGTGCGGATCGCCACGACCTACCGCACCCCGGTGATCCTGCTCTCCGACGGCTACCTCGGCAACGGCTCCGAGCCCTGGCAGATCCCCACCGCCGCGGACCTGCCCGACCTGACCGTCCGGCACACCACCGAGCCGAACGCCACGGACGACGCGGGCGAGCCGGTCTTCCACCCCTACCTGCGCGACCCCGAGACCCTGGCCCGGCCATGGGCGGTCCCGGGCACGCCCGGCCTGGAGCACCGGATCGGCGGCATCGAGAAGGCCGACGTCACCGGCAACATCTCCTACGACCCGGCCAACCACGACCGGATGGTCCGGCTGCGGGCCGACAAGATCGCGAGGATCGCCGACTCCCTGCCCCCGCTGGAGGTCGACGACCCCAGCGGCGAGGCCCGGGTGCTCGTGCTCGGCTGGGGCTCGACCTACGGCCCCATCGCCGCTGCCACGCGCCTGGTCCGCGCGACCGGGGCCAAGATCGCCCGCGCCCACCTGCGCCACCTCAACCCGCTGCCCGCCGACCTCGGCGACGTCCTGCGCCGCTACGACCGGGTCGTGCTGCCGGAGATGAACCTCGGTCAGCTCGCGCTGCTGCTGCGGGGGCGCTACCTCGTCGACGTGCGCAGCCACACCGCCGTCCGGGGGCTGCCGTTCACCGCCGGTGAGCTCGCGCAGGTGATCCACGAGAACCTCATGGAGATCCAGGGACAGGAGGTGCGCGCATGAGCATCGACCTCGGTATGCCGACCGCCGGGACCGCGGGGGTACCCACCCTCGACGAGGGCGAGCGGCAGACGAAGAAGGACTTCACCTCCGACCAGGAGGTGCGCTGGTGCCCCGGTTGCGGCGACTACGCCGTGCTCGCGGCCGTCCAGGGCTTCCTGCCCGACCTCGGGCTGCGCCGGGAGAACATCGTCTTCGTCTCCGGCATCGGCTGCTCCAGCCGGTTCCCCTACTACCTCGACACCTACGGCATGCACTCCATCCACGGACGTGCCCCCGCCATCGCGACCGGGCTCGCGACCGCGCGGGAGGACCTGTCGGTCTGGGTCGTGACCGGGGACGGTGACGCGCTGTCCATCGGCGGCAACCACCTCATCCACGCGATGCGACGCAACGTCAACCTCACGATCCTGCTGTTCAACAACAAGATCTACGGGCTGACCAAGGGGCAGTACTCCCCCACCTCGGACGTCGGCGCCGTGACCAAGTCGACGCCCGCCGGGTCGGTGGACCACCCCTTCAACCCGGTCTCGCTCGCGCTCGGCTCGGAGGCGACCTTCGTGGCCCGCACGATGGACTCCGACCGGGCGCACCTCACCGAGGTGCTGCGGGCCGCGGCGGCGCACCGCGGCACCTCGCTGGTGGAGATCTACCAGAACTGCCCGATCTTCAACGACGGCGCCTTCCAGCTGCTCAAGGACCGCGACGAGGCCACCGGCCGGGTGGCTCACCTGCGCGCCGGTGAGCCGGTGCGGATCGGTGCCGAGGGCAGCGAGGAGGCGAGGGTCGTCGCGCGGGACCCGGGCGGGCACCTGCACGTGGTGCCGGAGGCCGCGGTGCCGGACGGGCATACCGTCGTCGTGCACGACCCCACCGACCCGGACCCGACGCCCGCCTTCGCCCTCTCCCGGCTCGACGACCCGAGCATGCAGACGGTGCCGATGGGCATCTTCCGGCAGGTCGACCGGCCGACCTACGACGACGGGGTGCGCGAGCAGGTGGCGTCGGCGACCGCGGGGAGCGCACGCGACGAGGGCTCGCTCGACACCCTGCTGCGCGGCCGCGACACCTGGACGGTGGACGGCACCCGCCCCGGGGAGGTCGAGCAGACGCTGGAGGGCGAGACCACCGAGGGGCCGATCCCGGCCGCCGGTGAGGCGCTCGTCGACGAGGCCGACGAGGTCTTCGAGGGCCCCCAGGAGTGACCGACGAGCAGGCTGTGCGCCAGCAGCGCGGCACGGCATACGGCTTCCTCGCCTATCTCCTCTGGGGCATCTTCCCGCTCTACTTCGCGACCCTCCGCCCGGCCGGGCCGTGGGAGATCGTCGCCCACCGCATCGTGTGGACGCTCGTGCTCTGCGGGCTCATCCTGCTCGTCCGGCGCGACCTGCGGTGGATGGTCGCGCTGGCACGCACCCCGAAGCGGCTGCTCGGCGTCGCGCTGGCCGGTGGGCTGATCGCCACGAACTGGGGCATCTACACGTATGCCGTGCTCTCCGGGCACGTCACCGAGGCCGCCCTCGGCTACTTCCTCAACCCGCTCGTGACGGTCGCGCTCGGGGTGGTGATCCTGCGGGAGCGGCTGCGCCGGCTGCAGTGGATCGCCGTGGGCATCGGCGTCGTCGCCGCGGTCTACCTGACGATCGACTACGGCTCGCCGCCGTGGATCAGCCTCGCGCTGGCGTGCTCGTTCGCCCTCTACAGCCTGCTGAAGAACCGGCTCGGGGTCTCGCTGAGCGCGCTGCGCTCCCTCGTGGGCGAGACGCTGGCCATCCTCCCGGTCGCGGTGGTCATCCTGCTCTGGCTCGCCCGGGAGGACGCGACCACCTGGGGCGGCCACGGCGCGGTGCACACCGGTCTGCTCATGACGACCGGGGTCGCCACCGCGGTGCCCCTGCTGCTCTTCGCGGCCGCCGCGAGCCGGGTGCCGCTGTCCACCGTCGGTCTGCTGCAGTTCCTCACCCCCTTCCTGCAGCTGCTGTGCGGCGTGCTCCTGCTCGGGGAGACCGTCCCGGGATCGCGCTGGGTGGGCTTCGCGCTGGTCTGGCTCGCCCTCGTCGTGCTGTCCACCGACATGGTGCGGCAGGTGCGGCGGGCCCGGCGCGAGCGGCGCGCGAACCGCCAGGCCGGACGAGGGCGGCCGAGCACCGGGACCGACCCCGAGCCGGACCTCACCGACCCGGCCCCGCTCTGACCGAGCGTCGCCTGTGGTTGCCTGACCCCCCACCGAGCGACGGCCGGTCGAGGGGGGACGCGCGGTGGTGCACGTCGTGCAAGTTTGCACGGTGTGCATGTTGCGTCGTATGCTCGTCGGCATGCCCGAGGCACCCCCCGTCGGACGGCGCGAGCTCAACAAGGCGCGGACCCGTGAGGCCATCCTCGGCTCGCTGCGCGAGCTGGTCGCCCAGCTTCCCGCCGAGGAGATCACGGTCGACCAGGTCGCCGAGCGGGCAGGCATCTCCCGGCGCACCTTCTTCAACTACTTCGGGAGCATCGCCGCGGCACTGAGCGCCGTCTTCGCCGAGCACGCCGCCGGCATGCTCTCGAGCCTGGACCCGCAGCAGATCAGTGTCGACCCGCTGGCCGCGCTGCGCCGCCTCGTGCAGGACCGCGAGATCCCGCCGGACTTCATCGGCTGGCTGTCCGACCTCAACTGCCACGAGCAGGGCACCGACGGGCAGATGCTGCTGGAGCGCACCGTCTGGGCGGACATGGCGGGGTGGCTGCGCGAGCAGCTGCACGACCTGCTGCCCGGCGCCGATCCCCTCTTCGTCGCCACCCTCTCCTCGGCGGTGATGAGCTGCTTCCAGGCGGCCGAGGAGGCCTGGGCCGACGACCCGGCCCGTCCGGCCCCCCTCACCGAGGCGGACACCACCGCCTTCCACGACCACCTGGACCGCGCCCTGGCCCTGCTGGCCTCGGGCTGGCGGTCCGACCTCGACTGAGCAACCCCGAAAGGACCCTCGTGGCCACTCTCCTGCACCGCCTGGGGCGCTGGTGCGCCCACCACCGGCTCGGCGTCATCGCGATCTGGGCCGCCGTGCTCGCCCTCACCGTGACCGGCATGGCCACGCTCGCCAAGCCGCTGTCCAACGAGTTCTCCATCCCCGGCAGCCGCTTCGAGCAGGTGCTGCAGACCTTGCAGGAGGAGATCCCCGAGGCGGCCGGCACCACCGGCACCGTGGTCTTCCGCAACGACGACGGCTTCACCGACGAGCAGCGGGAGGCGATCGCCGGGGCCGTGGAGGACTGGGAGGACCTCGACGGCGTCACCTCCACCGACCCCTTCGAGGCGCAGGCCGAGCTCGACTCGGCACCCCAGGACATCACCGACGGCGAGGTCGAGCTGGCCGACGGCCGCGCCCAGCTCGAGGACGGCCGGGAGCAGCTCGAGCAGGGGCGCGCCGACCTCGAGACCGCGCGTGAGGAGCTCGCCGCGGGCCGGGAGCAGCTCGAGGCCGGTCAGGCCGAGCTGGACGCCCAGGCCGCCACCCTGGAGGAGTCGCAGGCCGAGCTGGACGCCCAGCTGGAGCAGCTCGAGGCCGGGGTCGCCGCCGGGCAGGTCCCGCCGGCCGCCGAGGAGCAGGCCCGGGCCGAGATCGCCGCGGGCCAGCAGCAGCTCGACGCCGGCCGAGAGCAGCTGCAGGCCGCCCAGGCGGAGATCGACGCGAATGCCGAGCAGCTCGAGGCCGGCGAGGCCGAGATCGCCGAGGGCGAGACCCAGCTCGAGGAGAACGCCGCCGAGCTCGAGGACGCCGAGGCAGAGATCGCGCAGGGCGAGGAGGACCTCGCCGCAGCCCGGCGCACGGTCGAGCTGACCGACGGCTTCCGGGTGGTCAACACCGACGGCACCGTCGCCCTCACCCAGGTGTCCGTTGTCGACGCCGAGGGGTTCATCCCCCCGGAGACGACCGAGGCCATCCAGCGGATCGGCGACGACCTCGAGGGCGAGGGCCTGACCGTCGACTTCTCCAAGGAGATCACGGACGACCTGTCCAGCCTGCTCGGTCCGGGGGAGGTCGTGGGTCTGGTCGTCGCGGCGGTCGTGCTGCTCGTCATGCTCGGCAGCCTGGTCGCCGCCGGCCTGCCGATCCTCATGGCCCTGGTCGGGGTCGGCGTCGGGCTCACCGGTGCCCTGGCCCTGTCGCAGTGGGTCGACATGCAGTCCATCACCCCGGTGCTGGCCCTCATGCTCGGCCTCGCCGTCGGGATCGACTACTCCCTCTTCCTCATCAACCGGCACCGGCAGCAGGTGCGCCAGGGTATGCCGCTGCGTGACTCGATCGCGCTCGCCGTGGGCACCTCCGGCAACGCCGTGACCTTCGCCGGGCTCACGGTCATCATCGCGCTGGTCGCGCTCACCCTGACCGGCATCCCGTTCCTGGGCGTCATGGGCCTGGTCGCCGCGGCGACGGTGGCCATCGCCGTGCTCGTCGCCATCACCCTGACCCCGGCCATGCTCTCGCTCATCGGCGACAAGGTGCTGCCCCGGCGCGAGCGCGCCGAGGGACACCGGGGCAAGCACGAGGAGGACCCGGCGACCGAGCACGCCGACGACGCCTCCCACGGCTGGGCCGCCCGGGTGCAGCGCCGGCCCTGGCTGGCGGTGCTCGGGGTGCTGGCCGTCGTCGGCGCGCTGGCCTGGCCGACCCTGGACCTGCGCCTCGGCCTGCCCGACGGCAGCAGCGAGCCGGCCGGATCCACGGCATACACCACCTATGACACCGTGCGCGAGGAGTTCGGCGCCGGTGCCAACGGGCCGGTCCTGGTCGTGGCCGAGCTGGACGAGCCGCTCGTGGAGGGCGACACCGCGCTCCTGACAGCACAGGCCGACCTCGGCGAGGAGCTGGCCGCGGTCGAGGGTGTCGAGCAGGTCCTGCCCGCCGGGGTCAACGAGGACCGCGACGTGCTCGCGTTCAGGGTGCAGCCCGAGGGCGGCCCGGCCGACGCCTCCACCGAGGCGCTCGTGGACCGGCTCGGCCCCGCGGTCGAGCAGATCGGGCAGGACCAAGGTGCGACCCTGGGGTTGACCGGGCAGACGGTCGCCAACATCGACATCTCCGAGCAGCTCGCCGACGCGCTGCCGATCTACCTCGTCGTCGTGGTCGGACTCTCGCTCGTCCTGCTGCTGCTCGTGTTCCGGTCGGTCCTGGTGCCGCTGCTGGCCACCGGAGGCTTCCTGCTGAGTGTCGGGGCGGCGTTCGGGGCGGTCGTCGGGGTCTACCAGCTCGGCTTCGCCTCAAGCTTCTTCGGGGTCAACGAGGCGGGGCCCATCTTGTCCTTCCTGCCGATCCTGCTCATCGGGATCCTCTTCGGCCTGGCGATGGACTACCAGCTCTTCCTCGTCTCGGCGATGCGCGAGGAGCGGGTCCACGGCAAGGACGCCCGCACGGCCGTGGTCACCGGCTTCAACGCCAGCGCGCGGGTCGTGACGGCCGCGGCGATCATCATGATCTCGGTCTTCGCCGGCTTTGTCTGGGCGCACCTGACGATGGTCCGGCCCATCGGGCTGGGGTTGGCCGTGGGGGTGCTCGTCGACGCCTTCGGTGTCCGGATGACGCTGACGCCGGCGGTGATGTCGCTGCTGGGCGAGCGCGCCTGGTGGCTGCCGCGGTGGCTGGACCGCATCCTGCCGGACGTCGACGTCGAGGGTGCTCAGCTCGAGCGGACCCTGGGGATGAGCCACGGGTCGCAGGACGACGGGGCCGGGGGCGACGACGAGAGCGCCGCGGACGGCGAGCGGGGAGGCGGCGAGCGTGCGGACGGGTCCGCGGAGCCCGCTGGACCGTCGGCTCAGGAGAGCGAGCCCTCCCCCACGCGCTGACCCGCGGCCTGCAGCAACGTCGCGGCGCCGGCGCGCGCGGCAGCATCACCCTCGGTGATCTGCAGCGCGAGCCGGCGCCCGTCGCGCTGGTAGACGACGATGCCCGGCCCTCCGCCCGGGCCGACGATGTAGGCGGTGCGGCCCGGGAGCACCCGGAGCCCGACCCCGCCCCACCGCATCGGGTCCAGCTCCTGCACGTCCGCCCCGGCGACCCGCTCGGCCGGGACCCGGAGGACCCCCCACGGGAGCACCCGCGAGCGCACTCGCAGCCCCGCCGCGTCCACCTCGACCCGGACCGCGGACCACAGCAGCGCGAACCCGCCGGCACCGGCGCCGGTCAGGAGCAGGACGACGAGCACCTCGAGGCTCTCCCCGGTCCACCAGACCACCGCACCCACGACGACGAAGACGACGACCAGGCCCACGCCCAGCACCTGCAGCATGCGTGAGTACACCACCGAGCTCCAGGGCTCCACCGGTCTCGGCTCGCGGACCGGGCGGACGCGGGCGTGCTCGGGCACGAGGTCCTCCAGCTCCTCCTCGCTCGGGACCTGTCGGCCGTGCAGGGCATACCCGAGGAGTCCGGCGAGCCCTGCCGCGGCGAGCGCGAGCAGCGGCCACCACTCCCGCACCTGCTCCGGCCCGTCGATGCCGACACGCCAGACCGTAACCCCCCAGAGCGCCACGGCGCCCCAGCCGACCGCCGCGACCACGGCCAGCACCCAGCGGCACCAGCTCGGAGGCACGACGCGGCGGGCGATCGCCGTGAGGGCGGCCACGACGGTGCACACCACGGTCGTCGCCAGCACGCCGGAGAGGAACCCGGCTCCCCCCACGAAGTCGTCCGGCAGCCGGCCCGACCAGTGGCTGGGCACCCGCTCCGGGGTCGGCAGCACCGTGACCGCGACCAGCAGCACCGCCAACGGCAGCATGGCCCACAGTCCCGCCAGCATGCGTCTCACGGGTCCTCCTCCTCCGCTCTCCGGCCTCCCAGGGTATGCCCGTGGGGCGCGTTCCTCGACCCGTCACCCACCGACCACGGAGGATCGCCCGTGTCCATGCCCTCGACCACCACCCGCCGCATCCTGCTGCCGATCCTCGCCGCCCACCCGGGGGGCCGGAGCGCGGCCACGTGCCGCTACCGCTGCGGCGACGCCTGCTCCCAGCCGGTGCCCAACACCAGCGACAACACCTACTTCGGCGACGTGGTCCAGGGCGCGGTGCGTCGTCGATCGGTCCTCGCCGGGGGGACCGCTGCGCTGGCCGGCGTGGCCTGGGCGGCAGCCCCCGACGCTGCGGCGGCCGCCTCGGAGCTGCCGGACACCGACCACCGGCTGTGGGGGTTCCCGTCCATCTCCCCCACGCCCGCCGACGTGGACGACCTCGTGGTGCCGACCGGCTTCACCTGGGCACCCGTGATCTCCTGGGGCGACCCGGTGGAGCCCGGCGCTCCCGCCTTCGACGTGGACCGGCAGTCGGTTGAGGCCCAGAAGGGTCAGGCCGGCTACAATGCCGACTACCTGACCCTGCGCCAGGACGGCGACCGCGGCTGGGCGAGGCGGCGCGGCGTGATCGTCTTCAACAACGAGTGCACGAACCCCGAGATGATGTTCCCCGACTGGGACGGGTCGGTGACCGCCGAGCAGGCGAGATCGAGATGGCCGCCGACGGGCGCCGCGTGCTGGGGACGCTCAACAACTGCGCCGGGGGCGACACGCCCTGGGGCACGGTGCTGTCCGGCGAGGAGAACTTCAACCAGTACTTCGACTCGACCGGGGCGCCGGACCCCGAGGGCAGGCTCGCCCGCTACGGCATCACCTCCGGCGGGCGCGGCTGGGAGCAGGCGGACCGGCGCTTCTCGGTCGCCGACGAGCCGCACGAGGTCAACCGCTTCGGCTGGATCGTCGAGGTGGACCCGGACGACCCCGGCTCCACGCCGGTCAAGCACACGGCGCTCGGCCGGTTCAAGCACGAGGGCGCCACGATCCGGCTCGCGCACGACGGGCGCGGTGAGTGGCTGCCGCACGTCGTCGACGGTGAGTCCCGGGTCGAGGGTATGACCGTGGCCGAGGTGTGCACCTGGACCCGGCTCGCCGCGGACCGGGTCGGACCGACCAAGATGGACCGTCCCGAGGACGTCCAGCCCGACCCGCACACCGGCCGGGTCTACGTCGCGCTCACCAACAACACGGCACGCACGCCCGGCCAGATCGACGAGCCGAACCCGCGGGCCAACAACACGTTCGGTCACGTCATCGAGTGGCGGGAGGAAGGCGACGACGCCGCGCCGCTGCGCTTCCGCTGGAAGATCGTGCTCGTCGCGGGCGACCCCTCGGACCCGGGCACCTACTTCTCCGGCATGGACCGCCGGGAGGTCACCCCCATCAGCTGCCCGGACAACGTGGCCTTCGACGGCGAGCCCGGCCACCTGTGGATCTCCACCGACGGCGCGCCCGGCACGATCGGCACCTGCGACGGGCTCTTCCGCATGCCGACCCGCGGCCGGGACCGCGGCCTGGTGCAGCAGTTCCTCTCGGCGCCGAGTGCTGCGGCCCGGTGATCGACTGGCAGGACCGCTCGGTGCTCGTCAGCGTCCAGCACCCCGGCGAGGGCGGTACCAGCGCCTACCCCTACCTCGGCGACAGCGCGCCCCGCCCCGGCGTGGGCCCACGTCTACCCGGGCCGCGGTCGTCGCGGCTGAGGCACGGGCATACCCCGGGGAGGGTAGGGCGGGAGGGCGCGGTGTCGGTCGGTGAGTGGGGTGGGCCGCTGAGGTGGTGCTGGACGTGGTGGTGCTCAGCGGGAGCGGTCGGCGACGCCGTCGACGAGGGCCCGCAGCGCCGCGACCGCGGGTGAGTCGGGCAGGCCCTCCAGCAGCTCCCGGGCCTGCGCGGCGACCCGCAGGGTGTGCTCCCGCGCCTGGGTCATCGCGGGGTGCGCGCGCAGCAGGGCCAGTGCCTCGGCGAGCTCGTCGGCGTCCTCGACCGGGCCGCGGGTGAGCTCGAGCAGCCGGGCGTCGGCGGGGTCCTCGCTGCCCCGGGCGTAGAGCACCGGAAGCGTCGCCTTGCCCTCGCGCAGGTCGGTGCCCGGGGTCTTGCCGGACACCTGCGCGTCGGAGGCGACGTCGAGCAGGTCGTCGGCGAGCTGGAAGACGACGCCGACCTTCTCGCCGTAGGCCGTCAGCGTGCGGGTCGTCGCCTCGTCGCAGCCGCCGAACATCGCGCCGTAGCGAGCCGCGGTCGCGATGAGCGCGCCGGTCTTGTCCTCCAGGATCTCGAGGTATGCCTGGACCGCCTGGTCGCTGGGCAGCTCGGCGTCGGCCTGCCGGTCGTCGCGGATCTGGCCGGCGCACAGCCGCACGAAGGTGTCCGCCTGGATCCGCACCGCCTCCGCACCGAGCCCGGCCACCACCGAGGACGCGGTGCCGAAGAGCAGGTCACCCACGAGGATCGCGGTGGAGTTGCCGTAGCGGGCGTTGGCGCTCTCCACCCCCCGCCGCAGCTCCGCCTCGTCCATGACGTCGTCGTGGTAGAGCGAGGCCAGGTGGGTCAGCTCGACCCC encodes the following:
- a CDS encoding TetR/AcrR family transcriptional regulator, whose protein sequence is MPEAPPVGRRELNKARTREAILGSLRELVAQLPAEEITVDQVAERAGISRRTFFNYFGSIAAALSAVFAEHAAGMLSSLDPQQISVDPLAALRRLVQDREIPPDFIGWLSDLNCHEQGTDGQMLLERTVWADMAGWLREQLHDLLPGADPLFVATLSSAVMSCFQAAEEAWADDPARPAPLTEADTTAFHDHLDRALALLASGWRSDLD
- a CDS encoding MMPL family transporter, with amino-acid sequence MATLLHRLGRWCAHHRLGVIAIWAAVLALTVTGMATLAKPLSNEFSIPGSRFEQVLQTLQEEIPEAAGTTGTVVFRNDDGFTDEQREAIAGAVEDWEDLDGVTSTDPFEAQAELDSAPQDITDGEVELADGRAQLEDGREQLEQGRADLETAREELAAGREQLEAGQAELDAQAATLEESQAELDAQLEQLEAGVAAGQVPPAAEEQARAEIAAGQQQLDAGREQLQAAQAEIDANAEQLEAGEAEIAEGETQLEENAAELEDAEAEIAQGEEDLAAARRTVELTDGFRVVNTDGTVALTQVSVVDAEGFIPPETTEAIQRIGDDLEGEGLTVDFSKEITDDLSSLLGPGEVVGLVVAAVVLLVMLGSLVAAGLPILMALVGVGVGLTGALALSQWVDMQSITPVLALMLGLAVGIDYSLFLINRHRQQVRQGMPLRDSIALAVGTSGNAVTFAGLTVIIALVALTLTGIPFLGVMGLVAAATVAIAVLVAITLTPAMLSLIGDKVLPRRERAEGHRGKHEEDPATEHADDASHGWAARVQRRPWLAVLGVLAVVGALAWPTLDLRLGLPDGSSEPAGSTAYTTYDTVREEFGAGANGPVLVVAELDEPLVEGDTALLTAQADLGEELAAVEGVEQVLPAGVNEDRDVLAFRVQPEGGPADASTEALVDRLGPAVEQIGQDQGATLGLTGQTVANIDISEQLADALPIYLVVVVGLSLVLLLLVFRSVLVPLLATGGFLLSVGAAFGAVVGVYQLGFASSFFGVNEAGPILSFLPILLIGILFGLAMDYQLFLVSAMREERVHGKDARTAVVTGFNASARVVTAAAIIMISVFAGFVWAHLTMVRPIGLGLAVGVLVDAFGVRMTLTPAVMSLLGERAWWLPRWLDRILPDVDVEGAQLERTLGMSHGSQDDGAGGDDESAADGERGGGERADGSAEPAGPSAQESEPSPTR
- a CDS encoding 2-oxoacid:ferredoxin oxidoreductase subunit beta; its protein translation is MSIDLGMPTAGTAGVPTLDEGERQTKKDFTSDQEVRWCPGCGDYAVLAAVQGFLPDLGLRRENIVFVSGIGCSSRFPYYLDTYGMHSIHGRAPAIATGLATAREDLSVWVVTGDGDALSIGGNHLIHAMRRNVNLTILLFNNKIYGLTKGQYSPTSDVGAVTKSTPAGSVDHPFNPVSLALGSEATFVARTMDSDRAHLTEVLRAAAAHRGTSLVEIYQNCPIFNDGAFQLLKDRDEATGRVAHLRAGEPVRIGAEGSEEARVVARDPGGHLHVVPEAAVPDGHTVVVHDPTDPDPTPAFALSRLDDPSMQTVPMGIFRQVDRPTYDDGVREQVASATAGSARDEGSLDTLLRGRDTWTVDGTRPGEVEQTLEGETTEGPIPAAGEALVDEADEVFEGPQE
- a CDS encoding polyprenyl synthetase family protein, which produces MRPPSIPGADEELTGRVEAGLARVTQRLEEVVDHDDPFVSEANHHLAGAGGKGFRPLLTLLASEVGDGWDERVVDAAVGVELTHLASLYHDDVMDEAELRRGVESANARYGNSTAILVGDLLFGTASSVVAGLGAEAVRIQADTFVRLCAGQIRDDRQADAELPSDQAVQAYLEILEDKTGALIATAARYGAMFGGCDEATTRTLTAYGEKVGVVFQLADDLLDVASDAQVSGKTPGTDLREGKATLPVLYARGSEDPADARLLELTRGPVEDADELAEALALLRAHPAMTQAREHTLRVAAQARELLEGLPDSPAVAALRALVDGVADRSR
- a CDS encoding 2-oxoacid:acceptor oxidoreductase subunit alpha; the protein is MSSTPLHQLERVVIRFAGDSGDGMQLTGDRFTSDTAALGNDLSTLPNFPAEIRAPQGTLPGVSSFQVHFADHEIATPGDAPDVLVAMNPAALKANLPDLPRGATVIANSDEFSRRNLAKVGYAASPLDDDSLTDAGYHVHALPLTSMTVEALADVEGLTRKEKERAKNMLALGLLSWLYSRDTESTEAFLRAKFSGAPEILDANLTALRTGHAYGETTEDFAVRYQVAPAPMTPGTYRTITGNQALALGLVSSAYRTGLPLVLGSYPITPASDVLHQLSALKAHGVTTLQAEDEIAAVGMALGASFGGSLGVTTTSGPGLALKSETIGLAVATELPLLVIDIQRGGPSTGLPTKTEQADLLQALHGRNGESPVAVVAAQSPTDCFDAALEAVRIATTYRTPVILLSDGYLGNGSEPWQIPTAADLPDLTVRHTTEPNATDDAGEPVFHPYLRDPETLARPWAVPGTPGLEHRIGGIEKADVTGNISYDPANHDRMVRLRADKIARIADSLPPLEVDDPSGEARVLVLGWGSTYGPIAAATRLVRATGAKIARAHLRHLNPLPADLGDVLRRYDRVVLPEMNLGQLALLLRGRYLVDVRSHTAVRGLPFTAGELAQVIHENLMEIQGQEVRA
- a CDS encoding TraR/DksA family transcriptional regulator — protein: MHEQTRAQLEAKEAELVAQMDQLAAPVQDQGSISFGKRVGDGTAMAVDRLTAVTAHDNLQALLTQIRAALAALDDGSYGRCSVCGEPIPEGRLEARPWATTCVRHG
- a CDS encoding PhoX family protein, producing MAADGRRVLGTLNNCAGGDTPWGTVLSGEENFNQYFDSTGAPDPEGRLARYGITSGGRGWEQADRRFSVADEPHEVNRFGWIVEVDPDDPGSTPVKHTALGRFKHEGATIRLAHDGRGEWLPHVVDGESRVEGMTVAEVCTWTRLAADRVGPTKMDRPEDVQPDPHTGRVYVALTNNTARTPGQIDEPNPRANNTFGHVIEWREEGDDAAPLRFRWKIVLVAGDPSDPGTYFSGMDRREVTPISCPDNVAFDGEPGHLWISTDGAPGTIGTCDGLFRMPTRGRDRGLVQQFLSAPSAAAR
- the rarD gene encoding EamA family transporter RarD; this encodes MRQQRGTAYGFLAYLLWGIFPLYFATLRPAGPWEIVAHRIVWTLVLCGLILLVRRDLRWMVALARTPKRLLGVALAGGLIATNWGIYTYAVLSGHVTEAALGYFLNPLVTVALGVVILRERLRRLQWIAVGIGVVAAVYLTIDYGSPPWISLALACSFALYSLLKNRLGVSLSALRSLVGETLAILPVAVVILLWLAREDATTWGGHGAVHTGLLMTTGVATAVPLLLFAAAASRVPLSTVGLLQFLTPFLQLLCGVLLLGETVPGSRWVGFALVWLALVVLSTDMVRQVRRARRERRANRQAGRGRPSTGTDPEPDLTDPAPL